A part of Desulfobacter sp. genomic DNA contains:
- the dsrM gene encoding sulfate reduction electron transfer complex DsrMKJOP subunit DsrM, translated as MNQRYLIPLTAVFLLFLMAYIGVEGLGLQVVFGVIFPYLAVLLFLIGFVKKVMGWAASAVPFRIPTTCGQQKSLPWIKQNTIDNPNTSAGVFVRMVFEIFLFRSLFRNTKAAFNRNADNRLSYSWEIFLWVGALAFHYAFLTVLLRHFRFFTAPVPSCIQFLEYIDGIVQLGLPGLFVSGPVLLLAALFLLGRRIFDAKVNYISQAADYFPLFLIIGIAATGIAMRYFTKVDIIGIKELTMGLATFSPVIPEGVGGLFYAHVFLVSVLFAYFPTSKLMHMGGVFLSPTRNMANNTRAKHHENPWNYDVDVHTYAQYEDHFRDKMIEAGLPVDKKE; from the coding sequence ATGAATCAAAGGTACTTGATCCCCCTTACAGCTGTCTTTCTGCTTTTCCTTATGGCCTACATAGGGGTTGAGGGACTTGGGCTTCAGGTGGTCTTTGGTGTGATCTTTCCCTATCTTGCGGTTTTGCTTTTCCTGATCGGCTTTGTTAAGAAAGTCATGGGATGGGCTGCATCTGCCGTGCCGTTCAGGATTCCAACAACCTGCGGCCAGCAGAAATCCCTGCCGTGGATAAAACAGAACACCATTGACAACCCGAACACATCTGCAGGCGTTTTCGTGCGCATGGTATTTGAAATTTTCCTTTTCAGATCCCTGTTCAGAAACACTAAAGCGGCTTTTAACCGGAATGCGGACAACCGGCTTTCCTACTCCTGGGAAATTTTCCTGTGGGTTGGCGCCCTGGCATTCCATTACGCTTTTCTAACGGTCCTGCTCCGGCACTTCCGTTTTTTCACGGCACCGGTGCCCTCCTGCATCCAGTTTCTGGAATACATTGACGGCATCGTCCAGCTGGGCCTGCCCGGCCTGTTTGTTTCAGGTCCGGTGCTGCTTCTGGCCGCCCTTTTCCTTTTGGGACGGCGGATTTTTGATGCAAAGGTCAACTATATTTCCCAGGCAGCCGACTACTTTCCCTTGTTCCTGATCATCGGCATTGCCGCCACCGGCATTGCCATGCGCTACTTCACCAAAGTAGACATCATCGGAATCAAGGAATTGACCATGGGCCTTGCCACCTTCTCCCCGGTGATTCCCGAGGGCGTGGGCGGTTTGTTCTATGCCCATGTATTCCTGGTCAGCGTTCTCTTTGCCTACTTCCCCACGAGCAAGCTCATGCACATGGGCGGTGTGTTCCTTTCACCCACCCGGAACATGGCCAACAACACCCGGGCCAAGCACCACGAGAACCCCTGGAACTATGATGTGGATGTCCATACCTACGCTCAGTATGAAGATCACTTCAGAGACAAAATGATTGAAGCCGGCCTGCCGGTGGATAAGAAGGAGTAA
- the gatC gene encoding Asp-tRNA(Asn)/Glu-tRNA(Gln) amidotransferase subunit GatC has product MKISIDEVEKIAHLARLDIEDDLKETLAGQLSHILDYIDTLQKVDVEGVTPASGAAFMNNVLREDKNLPSPGPEVTLANAPERDDDFYTVPRVVK; this is encoded by the coding sequence ATGAAGATATCCATAGATGAAGTTGAAAAAATCGCCCATCTGGCGCGCCTGGACATTGAGGATGACCTCAAGGAAACCCTGGCCGGCCAGTTGAGCCACATTCTGGACTATATTGATACCCTTCAGAAGGTGGATGTGGAAGGGGTTACCCCGGCGTCTGGGGCGGCATTTATGAATAATGTGCTCAGGGAAGACAAAAATCTTCCTTCACCGGGGCCGGAGGTGACACTGGCCAATGCCCCCGAGCGGGATGATGACTTTTATACAGTGCCCCGGGTAGTAAAATAA
- a CDS encoding VCBS repeat-containing protein produces MFRSPSPSFSKGLAAAALAALIVLAAAGTGVCKGPKTVAVFPFEMNTQQDLGFLQNGLFSMLTSRLSDAGKVDVLDRETVDRALAKAKTNAATQGALTEAKAKIIGADLGVDYVLFGSLTNFGESVSLDAKMVDITGKKETLAFFEQSNTMGDVIPLVNSFAGDINYKMFNRRIDNKLYARPQDQQPQAPGGLQYAGGPGTYGGGGMMAMRGGQGFSTHLKLKDTIRAMDAGDLNGDGRVQVIAATDDKLSIYHLEGTILALEKELEYASYLKIVGIDIADINGNGYPEIFVSALTVHGDTMASFVVEYNGSTYATLEDDQSIYYRVVTTAEGSQLLLGQDKGEDPYDGNIYIMSSRNNSYDKEKRIRVPRNTSVLSLARGPVMTEGGEEYLSINRHQRLVAISDSGSMEWESTNKYGGTANVWLMPKVDSDATYRERVYLNPRVRFHDVGEEGKKKAFVIKNTEIGGGAFGRYKKFKEGHIQMMAWNGIAMAPLFQTVPVQGWISDFAIADLDGDGEKELVVSAVTRTKLAILAKDKTSNIISYKLK; encoded by the coding sequence ATGTTTAGATCCCCTTCTCCCTCTTTTTCAAAAGGACTGGCCGCAGCGGCATTGGCGGCCCTGATCGTGCTGGCTGCTGCCGGTACCGGGGTTTGCAAAGGCCCGAAAACCGTAGCGGTCTTCCCCTTTGAAATGAATACCCAGCAGGACTTAGGTTTTCTCCAGAACGGCCTGTTCTCCATGCTCACCTCCCGGCTCTCCGACGCCGGAAAGGTGGACGTTCTGGACCGGGAAACCGTTGACAGGGCCCTGGCAAAAGCCAAGACCAATGCCGCCACCCAGGGGGCACTCACCGAAGCCAAGGCCAAAATAATCGGTGCTGACCTGGGCGTGGATTACGTCCTCTTCGGCAGCCTTACCAATTTCGGAGAGAGCGTCAGTCTGGACGCCAAGATGGTGGACATAACCGGCAAGAAGGAAACCCTTGCATTCTTCGAGCAGAGCAACACCATGGGCGATGTTATCCCTCTGGTCAACTCCTTTGCCGGGGATATTAACTATAAGATGTTTAACCGCCGCATCGACAACAAACTTTACGCCCGGCCCCAAGATCAGCAGCCCCAGGCTCCCGGCGGACTCCAGTACGCCGGCGGACCTGGCACCTATGGCGGTGGCGGAATGATGGCTATGAGAGGCGGACAGGGATTTTCCACCCACTTGAAACTAAAAGATACCATACGTGCCATGGATGCTGGCGATCTGAACGGCGACGGTCGGGTCCAGGTGATTGCTGCCACAGATGATAAACTTTCGATTTACCACCTTGAAGGAACCATCCTTGCCCTGGAAAAGGAATTGGAGTATGCCTCTTACTTGAAAATTGTCGGTATCGATATTGCTGATATCAACGGGAACGGATATCCGGAGATTTTTGTGTCGGCCCTGACGGTTCACGGCGACACCATGGCCTCCTTCGTGGTTGAGTACAACGGAAGTACATATGCCACTTTGGAGGATGATCAGTCCATATACTACCGGGTGGTGACCACAGCCGAAGGAAGCCAGCTTTTATTGGGCCAGGATAAGGGGGAAGATCCCTATGACGGCAATATCTATATCATGAGTTCACGAAATAACTCTTATGACAAGGAAAAAAGAATCCGGGTGCCGAGGAATACTTCTGTGTTGTCTTTGGCCAGGGGACCTGTAATGACAGAAGGCGGAGAAGAATACCTGAGCATCAACCGCCACCAGCGGCTTGTGGCCATCAGCGACTCCGGCAGTATGGAATGGGAAAGCACAAATAAATACGGCGGGACGGCCAATGTCTGGCTCATGCCCAAGGTTGACAGCGATGCCACCTACAGGGAACGGGTCTATCTCAATCCGAGGGTGAGATTCCATGATGTCGGAGAAGAGGGTAAGAAAAAGGCATTTGTCATTAAAAATACCGAGATCGGCGGAGGTGCTTTCGGCAGGTACAAAAAATTCAAAGAGGGGCATATACAGATGATGGCATGGAACGGAATTGCCATGGCCCCATTGTTTCAGACAGTCCCTGTGCAGGGCTGGATATCCGATTTTGCCATTGCCGACCTGGACGGCGACGGAGAAAAAGAACTGGTGGTTTCAGCGGTGACCAGGACAAAACTGGCCATTCTGGCCAAGGATAAGACCTCGAACATTATCTCTTATAAATTAAAATAG
- a CDS encoding SPOR domain-containing protein, whose amino-acid sequence MLKRFLRYGLYFFAGLWMFALGVMVGRGNSPVTFDTREFQARLETIVREQGNLEKAEQKVDLKFYDVLNRPVGMRPKARKADEIQPKRESVPKAEAPPAAVGPDGVPVKLSKKMASLNSELLAAYQDAPRTVKQKPASPAPSSASGKVKAKKTGAKPKPAATGTPGGAAAQAGKYTIQVAAFKAAEDAASEMARLQKKGIEVYRVKGEKKGVTWYRIRTGAYPDYKAAQDALETLKNAKVKGMIIKKE is encoded by the coding sequence GTGCTGAAGCGATTCCTCAGATACGGCCTCTATTTTTTTGCGGGCCTGTGGATGTTTGCCTTGGGAGTGATGGTGGGCCGGGGGAATTCCCCGGTCACATTTGATACCAGGGAATTCCAGGCCCGGCTTGAAACCATCGTTCGGGAACAGGGAAACCTGGAAAAGGCTGAGCAAAAAGTCGACCTGAAATTTTACGATGTACTCAACAGACCTGTGGGGATGCGGCCCAAAGCCAGAAAAGCCGATGAAATCCAGCCCAAAAGGGAATCGGTGCCAAAGGCTGAAGCACCGCCGGCTGCCGTCGGCCCCGACGGTGTTCCGGTGAAGTTGAGTAAAAAAATGGCCTCTTTAAACTCTGAGTTGCTGGCAGCCTACCAGGATGCGCCCAGGACGGTAAAGCAAAAGCCCGCGTCTCCCGCTCCATCTTCTGCATCCGGTAAGGTCAAAGCAAAAAAAACTGGGGCCAAGCCAAAGCCGGCAGCAACCGGGACGCCGGGAGGGGCAGCTGCCCAGGCCGGAAAGTACACCATACAGGTGGCTGCGTTCAAGGCGGCTGAGGATGCCGCTTCGGAGATGGCCCGGCTCCAAAAAAAAGGGATTGAGGTCTACAGGGTGAAGGGTGAAAAAAAAGGGGTCACCTGGTACCGGATCCGGACCGGCGCCTACCCCGATTACAAGGCCGCCCAGGATGCCCTTGAAACGCTGAAAAATGCCAAGGTCAAAGGCATGATCATAAAAAAGGAATAA
- the gatA gene encoding Asp-tRNA(Asn)/Glu-tRNA(Gln) amidotransferase subunit GatA has product MELHKLTIAQAEKLLAGKEISSTELTRAFLDRIAAHDEKIGAFITVDPEYSLAQAEAADKVIAAGNHQAFTGIPLALKDLLCTNGVKTTCASKILGDFIPRYNATVVEKLNKAGAVMIGKTNLDEFAMGSSTENSAIQLTRNPWNTDHVPGGSSGGSAAAVAAQFCAGSLGTDTGGSIRQPASHCGIVGLKPTYGRVSRFGLVSYASSLDQIGPITRDVPDAAMMMNLICGHDPKDSTSAPKEVPDFTAGLEAFRKNGLQGMTAGIPKEFSGVEGIDPEVAAMFEQAKQVLRELGVEIKEISLPHSEYVVAAYYIIAPCEASSNLARFDGVRYGYRDKAPEDLIDMYKKTKSQGFGLEVQRRIIIGTYALSAGYYDAYYGRASQVRALIMEDFSKAFDQCDIILSPVAPTPAFKIGENTEDPLTMYLSDIFTLSANMAGVPGISVPAAVSSKGLPMGIQMMARHFDELSLIRAGFGFEQSIGLDAPLPELS; this is encoded by the coding sequence ATGGAACTTCATAAACTGACCATTGCCCAGGCTGAAAAGCTCTTAGCCGGCAAAGAGATATCTTCAACAGAACTGACCCGGGCCTTTTTGGACCGGATTGCCGCCCATGATGAAAAAATCGGTGCCTTTATTACCGTGGACCCGGAGTATTCCCTGGCCCAGGCCGAAGCGGCGGACAAGGTCATTGCCGCGGGAAATCACCAGGCATTTACCGGCATCCCCCTGGCTCTAAAGGATCTGCTCTGCACCAACGGGGTGAAAACCACCTGCGCCTCCAAAATTTTAGGGGATTTTATTCCCCGGTATAACGCCACGGTGGTTGAAAAGCTGAACAAGGCCGGTGCCGTAATGATCGGCAAAACCAACCTGGATGAGTTTGCCATGGGATCCTCAACGGAGAACTCCGCCATTCAGCTCACCAGGAACCCCTGGAATACGGACCATGTGCCCGGCGGTTCTTCCGGCGGCTCCGCTGCTGCCGTGGCCGCGCAGTTCTGTGCCGGTTCCCTGGGCACGGATACCGGTGGCTCCATCCGCCAGCCCGCCTCCCATTGCGGTATTGTGGGGCTCAAGCCCACCTACGGCCGGGTTTCCCGGTTCGGTCTGGTTTCCTATGCCTCTTCCCTGGACCAGATCGGTCCCATCACCCGGGATGTCCCCGATGCGGCCATGATGATGAACCTCATCTGCGGCCATGACCCCAAGGACTCCACCTCTGCACCTAAAGAGGTCCCGGATTTTACGGCCGGTCTGGAAGCTTTCCGTAAGAACGGTCTCCAGGGGATGACCGCCGGTATTCCCAAGGAGTTTTCCGGGGTCGAGGGAATCGATCCCGAGGTGGCTGCCATGTTTGAGCAGGCCAAGCAGGTCCTCCGGGAACTGGGGGTGGAAATCAAAGAAATTTCCCTGCCCCACAGTGAATACGTTGTGGCGGCCTATTATATCATCGCCCCCTGCGAAGCCAGTTCCAACCTGGCGCGGTTTGACGGGGTGAGATACGGGTACAGGGACAAGGCCCCGGAGGATCTCATCGACATGTATAAAAAGACCAAGTCCCAGGGCTTTGGCCTGGAGGTTCAGCGCCGGATCATCATCGGCACCTATGCCCTGTCCGCCGGTTATTACGATGCCTATTACGGCCGGGCCTCCCAGGTGCGTGCCCTGATCATGGAGGATTTTTCCAAGGCCTTTGACCAGTGTGACATCATCCTATCCCCTGTGGCACCGACACCGGCCTTTAAAATCGGTGAAAATACCGAGGATCCCCTGACCATGTACCTGAGTGATATTTTTACCCTTTCCGCCAATATGGCCGGGGTGCCCGGGATTTCCGTGCCGGCGGCCGTCTCTTCCAAGGGGCTGCCCATGGGGATCCAGATGATGGCGCGTCACTTTGACGAGCTGTCCCTGATCCGCGCCGGTTTCGGTTTCGAGCAGAGTATCGGCCTTGACGCTCCCCTGCCCGAATTGAGCTAA
- a CDS encoding acyloxyacyl hydrolase has protein sequence MKKAVMIIACLLTFACPAMAQDSGFGLSLGYGQAQNSTDIYRVGLVKKWGVQWLKSGAGYVDGYFEFSYNRWDDGNKDINAIAVSPVFQYAFNPGGNAWYPYIEGGIGVAYLDEYFIGDRNLSSNLQFEDRIGAGFRFDNLDLNFRYMHYSNASLRAPNDGIDILIGTLTWFF, from the coding sequence ATGAAAAAAGCAGTGATGATTATAGCCTGCCTGTTGACCTTTGCCTGCCCGGCAATGGCCCAGGATTCGGGATTCGGCCTTTCACTGGGATACGGACAGGCCCAGAACAGTACGGATATCTACCGGGTGGGCCTGGTGAAAAAATGGGGCGTCCAATGGCTTAAAAGCGGTGCCGGTTATGTGGACGGATATTTTGAATTCTCCTATAACCGCTGGGACGACGGAAATAAAGATATTAATGCCATCGCCGTCTCCCCGGTGTTTCAGTATGCATTCAATCCCGGCGGCAATGCCTGGTATCCTTATATAGAGGGCGGCATCGGGGTGGCTTACCTTGATGAGTATTTTATAGGGGATAGAAACCTATCCTCCAATCTTCAGTTTGAAGACCGCATCGGCGCCGGGTTCAGGTTTGATAACCTGGATCTGAATTTCAGGTATATGCACTATTCCAATGCATCTCTTAGGGCGCCCAACGACGGTATCGACATCCTAATCGGCACCCTGACCTGGTTTTTCTAG
- a CDS encoding transposase → MSWTTSHSDADTFQAFLGEASEMISFSRKRNVLIMDNASWHKKKTIDFYNFKPMFLPPYSQDLNPIEQIWDTIKARWFNNHVCRKIQQLIDGLDTAILDVIDNPMRTRKTTSIGKLF, encoded by the coding sequence TTGTCTTGGACAACGTCTCACTCAGACGCAGATACATTTCAAGCCTTTCTTGGAGAAGCTTCAGAGATGATTTCCTTTTCTCGGAAGCGCAATGTTTTAATTATGGATAATGCATCCTGGCACAAAAAGAAAACAATTGATTTTTACAATTTCAAACCAATGTTTCTGCCACCGTATTCACAAGATTTAAATCCAATAGAACAGATCTGGGATACTATAAAAGCACGATGGTTTAATAATCATGTCTGCCGTAAAATTCAGCAACTAATTGACGGATTGGACACAGCAATCCTTGATGTTATCGACAATCCAATGAGAACTCGGAAAACTACGTCAATTGGAAAGTTATTTTGA
- the mutL gene encoding DNA mismatch repair endonuclease MutL gives MSKIRILPEILSNQIAAGEVVQRPASVVKELVENSMDAGADRITVEIEKGGRSLIRISDNGMGLERDDAMLAIERYATSKIFDKEDLFSISTFGFRGEALPSIASVSKFTLVSRTRDNDTGTRIDINGGKLAKVADAGAPPGTMVEVKQLFFNTPARRKFLKAESTEAGHISDAVSGLAMGNPEIGFRLFLNGKLVKNFPPGQDLFKRAQMVLGRDAADHLYPLEYPFDGKKSEIRISGVCANPAVTRSTANRIYLFVNNRLVHDRGLVSALFQGYRGRIMKGRYPMGVVCVDLPFDKVDVNVHPTKREIKFLMPQPVYQVLGQAVSRALADAQSDSLAYSMSGPVTFADIPGGEPDPGPAQPEVAAKTFYQVRPASSRSPSGVAQQEIKWETSLPIKKERPSGPEFISEPELQLPVRPTPEPEQPAMPQSQPSPLKVVGQVMGTYIVVERENHLVLVDQHAAHERIVYEQLKKRHEGLDVQSQTLMVPEVLELTHREADILESVREELSGLGVEIEPFGGTSFVIKAVPVLVEEKQVRQMIMEMVETLSVDNETGERDGWLDACLTTMACHRAIRANQPMNQSEMEALMADLMECQNPMHCPHGRPIMVAFDRYRLEKLFKRVV, from the coding sequence ATGAGCAAAATCCGGATTCTTCCCGAGATTCTCTCCAACCAGATTGCCGCAGGCGAGGTGGTTCAGCGGCCGGCATCGGTGGTCAAGGAGCTGGTTGAAAACAGCATGGACGCCGGCGCCGACCGGATCACCGTGGAAATCGAGAAGGGCGGGCGTTCCCTGATCCGCATCAGCGACAACGGCATGGGCCTGGAACGGGACGATGCCATGCTGGCCATTGAGCGCTACGCCACCTCCAAGATTTTTGATAAGGAGGATCTTTTTTCCATCTCCACCTTCGGGTTCCGGGGGGAAGCCCTGCCTTCCATTGCATCGGTGTCCAAATTCACCCTGGTTTCCAGGACCCGGGACAACGATACGGGCACCCGCATTGACATCAACGGCGGAAAACTGGCCAAAGTAGCTGATGCCGGTGCGCCTCCCGGTACGATGGTGGAGGTCAAGCAACTTTTTTTCAACACACCGGCCCGCCGCAAATTCCTCAAAGCCGAGAGTACCGAAGCCGGCCATATTTCCGATGCCGTATCCGGCCTGGCCATGGGCAACCCGGAGATTGGATTCCGCCTTTTTCTCAATGGAAAGCTGGTGAAAAATTTTCCCCCGGGCCAGGACCTCTTTAAGCGGGCCCAGATGGTGCTGGGGCGCGATGCCGCCGACCATCTTTATCCCCTGGAATACCCCTTTGACGGCAAGAAATCTGAGATACGGATTTCCGGGGTCTGTGCCAACCCGGCCGTTACCCGCAGCACGGCCAACCGGATTTACCTTTTTGTGAATAACCGGCTGGTCCATGACCGGGGGCTGGTCTCCGCCCTGTTTCAGGGGTACCGGGGACGGATCATGAAAGGGCGCTACCCCATGGGGGTGGTCTGTGTGGATCTGCCCTTCGATAAGGTGGATGTCAATGTCCACCCCACCAAGCGGGAAATTAAGTTTCTCATGCCCCAGCCGGTGTACCAGGTGCTGGGGCAGGCCGTGTCCCGGGCCCTGGCCGACGCCCAGTCCGACAGCCTGGCCTATTCCATGTCCGGCCCTGTAACCTTTGCGGATATCCCGGGTGGTGAGCCTGACCCGGGGCCGGCCCAGCCCGAGGTGGCGGCCAAAACCTTTTACCAGGTCCGGCCCGCATCCTCCCGGTCGCCTTCCGGCGTGGCCCAGCAGGAGATTAAATGGGAAACATCCCTGCCGATAAAGAAGGAGAGACCTTCCGGGCCGGAATTTATATCTGAACCCGAATTACAACTTCCGGTCCGGCCCACACCCGAACCGGAGCAGCCGGCCATGCCCCAGTCCCAACCCTCTCCTCTGAAGGTTGTCGGACAGGTCATGGGCACCTATATTGTGGTGGAACGGGAAAATCATCTGGTTCTTGTGGACCAGCACGCGGCCCACGAACGCATTGTCTACGAGCAGTTGAAAAAACGCCATGAGGGGCTGGATGTTCAAAGCCAGACCCTCATGGTGCCCGAGGTGCTGGAACTGACCCACAGGGAGGCAGATATTCTGGAATCGGTGAGGGAGGAACTCTCCGGCCTGGGGGTGGAGATCGAGCCCTTCGGCGGCACAAGCTTTGTCATCAAGGCCGTGCCGGTCCTGGTGGAGGAAAAACAGGTCCGGCAGATGATCATGGAGATGGTGGAAACCCTGAGCGTGGATAATGAAACCGGAGAGCGGGACGGCTGGCTGGATGCCTGCCTTACCACCATGGCCTGCCACAGGGCCATCCGGGCCAACCAGCCCATGAACCAAAGTGAAATGGAGGCGCTAATGGCCGATCTCATGGAATGCCAGAATCCCATGCACTGCCCCCATGGCCGCCCCATCATGGTGGCCTTTGACCGGTACCGGCTGGAAAAGCTCTTTAAAAGGGTTGTGTGA
- a CDS encoding arginine--tRNA ligase, with translation MKTTIREMVLGAATKAFEDGLLPSDQVPDMEIETPKHAGQGDFSTNFAMVSAKIQKMAPRQIAQAVVDSMPLEDKDGFGAMVEKVEIAGPGFINFFLSPAAWHPVVNQVLEANERFGASGMGKGEKVQVEFVSANPTGPLHVGHGRGAAVGDSVGNILSFAGFDVQKEYYINDSGRQIRTLGTSVWLRLQQAQGKDVEFPGDCYQGDYIRDLAGKVLEKEGPGLLEQEEADGIQVCARFAAGEILSGIREDLEGFGVKFDNWFSEQSLYDSGRVQTAIENFKGKDLIYEKDGALWFRTEDFGDEKDRVVVRNNGLTTYFASDIAYHDEKFERGFDRVIDVWGADHHGYIKRIDAAVVATGRKSEQFDVILVQLVNLLRGGAPVQMSTRAGEFVTLKDIVDEVGRDAARFMFLSRSYDSGLDFDLELAKQKSSDNPVYYVQYVHARITGILSKAKEQGLIDDIEFAVGKNLELLTTDEELKLIKQLAGFREQVEKSAATLHPHVIFTYLNGLAAAFHGYYNKHKVITEDGALSAARLSLVLAVKKVIRNGLGLLGVSAPERM, from the coding sequence ATGAAAACAACAATCAGAGAAATGGTGCTTGGCGCTGCCACAAAAGCGTTTGAAGACGGGTTGCTGCCTTCGGACCAGGTGCCGGATATGGAAATCGAAACCCCCAAACATGCCGGGCAGGGGGATTTTTCAACCAATTTTGCCATGGTGTCCGCAAAAATCCAGAAGATGGCCCCAAGGCAGATCGCCCAGGCTGTCGTGGACTCAATGCCCCTGGAAGATAAAGACGGTTTTGGCGCCATGGTTGAAAAGGTCGAGATTGCCGGCCCCGGTTTTATCAATTTCTTTTTGTCTCCTGCCGCCTGGCACCCTGTGGTGAACCAGGTGTTGGAAGCAAATGAGCGGTTCGGCGCTTCCGGGATGGGTAAGGGTGAAAAGGTCCAGGTGGAGTTCGTTTCCGCCAACCCCACCGGGCCCCTCCATGTGGGCCACGGCCGCGGGGCGGCAGTGGGAGATTCCGTCGGCAACATTCTCTCTTTTGCCGGATTTGATGTTCAGAAAGAGTACTATATTAATGATTCCGGCCGGCAGATCCGGACCCTGGGCACCTCGGTGTGGCTCAGGCTCCAGCAGGCCCAGGGCAAAGATGTTGAATTCCCCGGGGATTGCTACCAGGGAGACTATATCCGGGACCTGGCCGGAAAAGTCTTGGAAAAAGAAGGGCCCGGGCTTCTGGAACAGGAAGAGGCCGATGGTATCCAGGTTTGTGCCAGGTTTGCCGCCGGTGAAATCCTGTCCGGCATCCGGGAAGACCTTGAGGGTTTCGGCGTAAAATTCGACAACTGGTTCAGCGAGCAGAGCCTTTATGATTCCGGCCGGGTCCAGACTGCCATTGAAAATTTCAAAGGCAAAGATCTGATTTATGAAAAGGACGGTGCGCTCTGGTTCAGGACTGAAGATTTCGGAGATGAAAAAGACAGGGTCGTGGTCCGGAATAATGGATTGACCACTTATTTTGCTTCGGATATTGCCTACCATGATGAAAAATTCGAGCGGGGCTTTGACCGGGTCATAGACGTTTGGGGAGCGGATCACCACGGCTATATCAAGCGAATCGACGCCGCTGTTGTGGCAACGGGCCGGAAAAGCGAACAGTTTGATGTGATCCTGGTCCAGCTGGTCAACCTGCTCAGGGGCGGGGCACCGGTTCAGATGTCCACCAGGGCAGGGGAGTTTGTCACCCTCAAGGATATTGTGGATGAAGTGGGCAGGGATGCCGCCCGGTTCATGTTTTTGAGCCGGAGCTATGATTCCGGACTGGATTTTGATCTTGAACTGGCCAAACAGAAAAGTTCCGATAACCCTGTCTATTATGTCCAGTATGTCCATGCCAGAATCACCGGCATTTTGTCCAAGGCCAAGGAGCAGGGCCTGATTGATGATATTGAGTTTGCCGTCGGAAAAAATCTGGAACTGCTCACCACAGACGAGGAACTTAAGCTGATCAAGCAGCTTGCAGGGTTTAGGGAGCAGGTGGAAAAAAGTGCGGCCACCCTCCATCCCCATGTGATTTTTACCTACCTGAACGGATTGGCAGCGGCCTTCCACGGCTATTACAACAAACATAAGGTTATTACCGAGGATGGTGCCCTGTCCGCCGCCCGCCTTTCCCTGGTGCTGGCAGTGAAAAAAGTCATCCGCAACGGCCTCGGTCTGCTGGGTGTTTCCGCACCGGAGAGAATGTAG
- a CDS encoding RsbRD N-terminal domain-containing protein: MKQTIKKNRDQILQAWFRATIETYPSQSARVLGKDANRFDNPVGAVTRESLEDVLNLIIEGFDRQSLEKALDPVIRIRAVQAFEPADAVGFIFALKTIGGEFIDPAKSTEFDRTVDEIALAAFNRLMKCKEDIFLLKATESKRRIHRAFERAGLVAELSEEDLLGSNKS; the protein is encoded by the coding sequence TTGAAACAGACTATCAAAAAAAACAGGGACCAGATTCTTCAAGCCTGGTTCCGCGCCACTATTGAGACCTACCCATCCCAATCTGCAAGGGTTCTGGGAAAAGACGCCAACCGCTTTGACAATCCGGTGGGCGCCGTTACCCGGGAAAGCCTTGAAGATGTCTTAAACCTAATCATTGAAGGTTTTGATCGCCAAAGCCTTGAAAAAGCACTCGACCCGGTGATCCGCATCCGGGCGGTTCAGGCATTTGAACCGGCTGATGCAGTCGGTTTTATATTTGCCCTGAAAACAATCGGCGGCGAATTCATTGATCCGGCTAAATCAACGGAATTCGACCGAACGGTGGACGAAATTGCCCTGGCAGCGTTCAACCGGCTGATGAAATGTAAAGAGGATATTTTCCTTTTAAAGGCAACGGAGAGCAAACGTCGCATCCACCGGGCCTTTGAAAGGGCAGGTTTAGTAGCAGAGCTTTCGGAAGAGGACCTTCTGGGCTCTAATAAATCTTAA